The Ignavibacteriales bacterium DNA segment AAGTGTTTATTAAAGAATGATCATAGGGGTGTTTAACTCTTACATAATTTGAGGAGAAACCCATCATTTCACCGTTATGATTTTCTTCTTCGAATAGCACATGTAAGTTTTTGTTGATCATTTTTTGATAGAATTCATTTTTTTTCTTTTCACTAAGGCTGCGTAGAATATTGTTTCGCTTTTTTCGTTCAACAATTGGGACAACATTTTCAAAATTTATTGCTTTAGTGTTTGGGCGTTCGGAATAAGTGAAAACATGCAAATAAGATATCGGCAGATCATGTAAGAAATTATGTGTACTTAAAAAGTCATTATTATTTTCTTCGGGAAATCCAGTAATTACATCAACACCGATTCCCAAATCTTTTATTTTTTTAGCAGCATTGGTAATTACCTTTTCGTAATCAGAAATTGTATATCGCCTTTGCATCAGACGAAGTATTTTATCACTTCCACTCTGAAGAGGAATGTGAAAATGATTGCATAATTTTTCATTATCCGCAGTCAGAGAAATAATATCGTTAGTTAAAAGGTTAGGTTCGATGGAACTAATCCTGATTCTAAATTCGCCTTCAATTTTGATAAGAGAATTTAATAAAGTGAATAGGTTTGATTGATTCTTGGAGCCGTAATCACCGACATTTACACCGGTGAGAATAATTTCTTTATATCCTTCACTAAGAAGTTTTTTAAAATCATGTATTGCAGCCTCCATGTTCATACTTCTGCTTGATCCTCGGGCGAGGGGGATGGTGCAGAAAGAACATTTATAATCACACCCATCTTGAATTTTAAAGAATGCTCGTGTCCTTGTGTCGGCTTCAGAAGATGACGAACTTCCAAACTCATTTAATTGGTCAGTTGGAGAAACGTGGATACAAGCGAGAGTGTTCTTCTCGAAATTTTCAATGAGCGAAAATAATTTGAATTTTTCATTACTGCCCAAAACAACATCAACGCCCGATATTTTTGAAATTTCTTCAGGGCGGAGTTGAGCATAACATCCTGTTACAATTATGAATGCCCCGGGATTAATTCTTAATGCACGACGGACTAATTGCCTGCATTCTTTTTCAGCATTCTCAGTAACAGTGCAAGTGTTAAAAACAAAAATGTCAGGTCTCTCATCAAATTTTACGATTTCGAAATTATGCCCGAGAAATTGAGAACCAATGGAGGAGGTTTCAGCGTAATTTAATTTACAGCCTAAAGTATGTAATGCTACACGGTTTTTCATAAATGAAAGGAATAAAAAAGGAGCGGAAAATCCGCTCCTTAATTAAGAAATTAAATTATTCAGAGTCTGGTGTTTGTGCAGGCATTGATGGAACTTCCGGAGTTTCAAAAATAGGAAACTCAGAAGAATCAATCACACCCATTTCAGCTTCACGAATATCTTTTATAGATGTTTTTTCGAGCTTATGCGCATTTAGATAATTCTGAATTTCTTCTTCAGATTTTTCTTTTAGTGCGGCAATAGCACTTAAAACAATTTTTTTATTTTCTTTATCGAACTCGATTACCTTGAGAGGTAAGACCGCGTCAATTGGAAAATGATTAGCAAGGTTTTTTATTTTTATAGTTGCCAATTGTGTAGCAGGCACAAATCCATCAACCTTTTCGGGTAGTTCTGCAATTAAACCCTTTTCGATTATTCGGACAACTTTGCCGTTAGAAATTGAACCAACAGAATAAATTTGCTCGAACGAAGCCCAAGGGTTTTCATTTACTTGTTTATGACCCAAAGAAATTTTTCTCTGTTCAACATCAACCCCAAGAACGATTACTTCAAGTTTTTCACCTTTCTTAACTACTTCACCGGGATGACGGATTTTCTTAGTCCATGACAAATCTGAAATATGAACAAGACCATCAACTCCGGGTTCAAGTTCAACGAAGACTCCAAAGTTAGTCAGGTTGCGTGCAACACCGTTGTGTCTTGTTCCGACAGGATATTTATGCATTAGGCTTTCCCATGGGTCGGGTTCGAGTTGTTTGATTCCGAGGGAGATTTTCTTCTCTTCTTTATCAAGACTCAAAATGATTGCCTCGATCATTTGACCCATTGAAACAACTTGTGAGGGATGTTTGATATGCTGAGTCCAGCTCATTTCAGAATTATGAATAAGCCCTTCGATACCTTTTTCAATTTCAATAAATGCACCATAATCAGTAAGCGAAACAACTCTGCCGGTGACTTTTTTACCGAGCTGATATTTCTCTTCGATATTATCCCAAGGATGTGGTAACAGTTTTTTCAGACTAAGAGAAATTCTTCTCTTCTCCTCATCGAAATCAGTGACAACAACCTTAATTACTTCGTCAAGTTTAACTACTTCGTTTGGATGGTTGATTCTTCCCCAGCTTAAATCAGTAATGTGAACCAAACCATCAACACCGCCAAGATCAACAAATACTCCGAAGTCCGTAATAGCTTTTACAGTTCCTTCGAGTATCTGTCCTTTTTCGAGGCTGTTGATGATAGCCATCCTCTGATCAGAAATTTCTTCTTCAACAAGAACTTTATGAGATACCACAACGTTTTCTGTTGGGATGTTTACTTTTACAACTTTAAAATCCATAGTTTGACCCACGAATGCATCAAAGTCTCTTATTGGTCTAACATCAATTTGAGAACCGGGCAGGAATGCATCCATTCCGAGCAAGTCAACAACCATTCCGCCTTTAATTCTTTTAACAATTTTACCTTGAAGAATTTCACCTGTATCGTGTGCACGTAATACTTTTCCCCAGATTTTAAGAAAATCAGCACGCACTTTACTTAATACAAGATTCCCTTCCTGATCTTCAACGCTTTCGAGAACTACTTCAACCTCGCCGCCGATTGTTATTTCCTCATCCTCGCGGAATTCGTTCTTCGGGATAGAACCTTCGGATTTAAAGCCGACATCAAGAATCACCGCATCGCCTTGAAGACGTACGATTTTCCCTTTAACTAATTCACCCTCTTTAACATCTTTGAAGGAATCAGCGTAAAGGTTTGCCAGAGTTAAAAACTCTTCCTTAGAATATTGATCTGTATTGAATTTGTTTTTTGCTTTTTCAAAGTCATTGAGAGTAACTGCGACTTTTGCCGAGCCTGGTTTTGTTTCAGACATTTTGTCTCCTGAAATATTGTCCGCTTTTCTTATTCAAACCATCAGAAAATAAGCAAAGCGAAAAGTTTAGTTATACAAAGTTTGTTAAAGATGGTTTTATAAATTTTTTATTTCTATGTTTTTCTGTTTTGCAGTTTTTTTAATTTGATCAATAATAATATTGACCTGTTCGTCAATTGTAATATTAGAAGTATCAACTTCAATTGCCTCAGCGGCTTTTCTTAAAGGGCTAATCTTTCTTGTAGAATC contains these protein-coding regions:
- the mtaB gene encoding tRNA (N(6)-L-threonylcarbamoyladenosine(37)-C(2))-methylthiotransferase MtaB, which translates into the protein MKNRVALHTLGCKLNYAETSSIGSQFLGHNFEIVKFDERPDIFVFNTCTVTENAEKECRQLVRRALRINPGAFIIVTGCYAQLRPEEISKISGVDVVLGSNEKFKLFSLIENFEKNTLACIHVSPTDQLNEFGSSSSSEADTRTRAFFKIQDGCDYKCSFCTIPLARGSSRSMNMEAAIHDFKKLLSEGYKEIILTGVNVGDYGSKNQSNLFTLLNSLIKIEGEFRIRISSIEPNLLTNDIISLTADNEKLCNHFHIPLQSGSDKILRLMQRRYTISDYEKVITNAAKKIKDLGIGVDVITGFPEENNNDFLSTHNFLHDLPISYLHVFTYSERPNTKAINFENVVPIVERKKRNNILRSLSEKKKNEFYQKMINKNLHVLFEEENHNGEMMGFSSNYVRVKHPYDHSLINTFSDTLISGVESGLCEGQILEKKFSVDLVHI
- the rpsA gene encoding 30S ribosomal protein S1 produces the protein MSETKPGSAKVAVTLNDFEKAKNKFNTDQYSKEEFLTLANLYADSFKDVKEGELVKGKIVRLQGDAVILDVGFKSEGSIPKNEFREDEEITIGGEVEVVLESVEDQEGNLVLSKVRADFLKIWGKVLRAHDTGEILQGKIVKRIKGGMVVDLLGMDAFLPGSQIDVRPIRDFDAFVGQTMDFKVVKVNIPTENVVVSHKVLVEEEISDQRMAIINSLEKGQILEGTVKAITDFGVFVDLGGVDGLVHITDLSWGRINHPNEVVKLDEVIKVVVTDFDEEKRRISLSLKKLLPHPWDNIEEKYQLGKKVTGRVVSLTDYGAFIEIEKGIEGLIHNSEMSWTQHIKHPSQVVSMGQMIEAIILSLDKEEKKISLGIKQLEPDPWESLMHKYPVGTRHNGVARNLTNFGVFVELEPGVDGLVHISDLSWTKKIRHPGEVVKKGEKLEVIVLGVDVEQRKISLGHKQVNENPWASFEQIYSVGSISNGKVVRIIEKGLIAELPEKVDGFVPATQLATIKIKNLANHFPIDAVLPLKVIEFDKENKKIVLSAIAALKEKSEEEIQNYLNAHKLEKTSIKDIREAEMGVIDSSEFPIFETPEVPSMPAQTPDSE